The DNA segment AAAGCACATCTTTACGCCCTTTGGCGTTGGTCAGCGCCTTGCCGCCTACGCTCATGGCAATCACCTGGGCATCGCTTGTCTGCTGCTTTAACTGGCAGGCAGCTTCAATCGCATTCAGATCGTACTGACTGATTTTGGCATCCGCTTTGCTGATATCTAATGAACCATCGGCATTATTGATCGCAATATCCTGTTCATCAGGCACGCACTTGTAACAAGTAATTATCTTCATTGCATCTCCAGAAATCATGAAGGAAACGTCATCCATATCGGCGGTGTTAAATACAGATATCACGCTCTTTAATTCGGAAATAAAACTTTAATCACCAATATTGAAAATGTCACACGCTGATATTTACAACTTTCAATATTGTTAAGCATCTCACTAATATTGAACAGCCCCCGTAGAACATAAAAAATTTCAATATTGTTTGATGGATCACCAATATTGAATGAGAGATGCGCACAATTCGACCAAAATGCAACACATCCAATTGTTTTACATTGATTTTATTTGAAAATAAGGGTCAAAAATACCAGACAAAAAAGTGTGATCAACATAACGGATTACCGCAAAATGAATACCCATTATGAGTTACTCGCCAAAGCGACTCTGAGGTCTAACTGTCATCAGATTATTACTAAGAAAAATAAACAAAATATAACAAACGGGAACGTAACATAAATTTCGTTTTGACACTGGAATTGACTCATGAAAAATGAAAAGAGAAAGTCCGGGATTGAACCTAAGGTTTTTTTCCCGCCGTTAATAATTGTAGGGATACTTTGTTGGCTAACCGTCAGAGATCTCGACGCTGCGAATATTGTTATTAATGCCGTCTTCAGTTATGTCACAAATATCTGGGGTTGGGCATTTGAATGGTACATGGTGGTGATGCTTTTTGGCTGGTTCTGGCTGGTCTTCGGCCCTTACGCTAAAAAAAGATTAGGTGATGAACCGCCGGAATTCAGCACCGCCAGCTGGATTTTCATGATGTTCGCCTCCTGCACTTCCGCCGCCGTGCTGTTCTGGGGCTCAATCGAAATTTATTATTACATCTCGACGCCGCCCTTTGCTCTGGCACCTGGCTCCAACGGCGCCAAAGAGATCGGCCTCGCCTACAGCCTGTTTCACTGGGGGCCGTTACCGTGGGCGACTTACAGCTTCCTCTCCGTCGCGTTCGCCTACTTCTTTTTTGTTCGCAAAATGGACGTGATTCGTCCCAGCTCCACGCTGGTGCCTTTAGTGGGCGAGAAACACGCGAAAGGGTTATTCGGTACTATTGTCGATAACTTCTATCTGGTGGCGCTGATCTTCGCGATGGGCACCAGCCTCGGTCTGGCGACGCCGCTGGTGACAGAGTGTATGCAGTATCTGTTCGGCATCCCTCATACGCTGGAACTGGACGCCATCATCATTACCTGCTGGATCGTTCTGAACGCCATTTGCGTGGCCTGCGGCCTGCAAAAAGGGGTGAAAATCGCCAGTGACGTGCGTAGCTATCTCAGCTTCCTGATGCTCGGCTGGGTGTTTATCGTCAGCGGCGCCAGCTTCATCATGAACTACTTCACCGATTCCGTCGGTATGCTGTTGATGTATCTGCCACGCATGTTGTTCTACACCGATGCGATCGGCAAAGGCGGCTTCCCGCAGGGTTGGACCGTTTTCTACTGGGCATGGTGGGTCATTTATGCCATCCAGATGAGTATCTTCCTCGCGCGTATTTCCCGCGGCCGTACCGTGCGCGAACTGTGCTTTGGGATGGTGCTCGGCCTGACCGCCTCCACCTGGATTCTGTGGACCGTTCTTGGCAGCAACACCCTGCTGCTGATGGATAAAAATATCCTCAATATTCCACAACTGATCGAACAGCACGGCGTGGCGCGCGCCATCATCGAAACCTGGGCCGCACTGCCATTCAGCACGGCTACGATGTGGGGATTCTTCATCCTCTGCTTTATCGCTACCGTCACGCTGATTAACGCCTGCTCCTACACGCTGGCCATGTCCACCTGCCGCGAAGTGCGCGACGGTGAAGAGCCGCCGCTGCTGGTACGTATCGGCTGGTCGGTGCTGGTTGGCGTTATCGGCATCGTCCTGTTAGCGCTCGGCGGGTTAAAACCCATTCAAACCGCGATTATCGCCGGAGGATGCCCGCTGTTCTTCGTCAACATCATGGTAACGCTCTCCTTTATCAAAGACGCCAAAGTGCACTGGAAAGATAAATAAACGCAATAAACTCCTTACAAATGAGGCTGGAAGATGGATTTTAATTTGAATGACGAGCAGGAACTGTTTGTCGCCGGTATTCGTGAACTGATGGCCAGTGAGAACTGGGAAGCCTACTTTGCCGAGTGCGATCGCGACAGCGTCTACCCGGAACGTTTTGTGAAAGCGCTGGCGGATATGGGCATCGACAGCCTGTTGATCCCGGAAGAACACGGCGGGCTGGAAGCCGGTTTCGTCACCGTTGCCGCCGTATGGATGGAACTGGGGCGTCTGGGCGCGCCAACTTACGTGTTGTACCAATTGCCGGGAGGTTTTAACACTTTCCTGCGTGAAGGGACCCAGGAACAAATTGATAAAATCATGGCGTTCCAGGGGACCGGCAAGCAGATGTGGAACTCGGCGATCACCGAACCGGGAGCGGGATCGGATGTTGGCAGTTTAAAAACTACCTATACCCGTAAAAATGGTAAGGTTTATCTTAACGGCAGCAAGTGTTTCATCACCAGTAGCGCCTACACCCCCTACATCGTGGTGATGGCACGGGACGGCGCCTCCCCGGACAAACCGATTTATACCGAATGGTTTGTCGATATGAGCAAACCCGGCATCAAGGTTAACAAACTTGAGAAGCTCGGCCTGCGCATGGACAGCTGCTGTGAAATCAATTTTGACGATGTTGAGCTGGACGAAAAAGACATGTTCGGCCGGGAAGGTAATGGCTTTAACCGCGTAAAAGAAGAGTTCGACCACGAACGTTTCCTGGTGGCTTTAACCAACTACGGTACGGCGATGTGCGCGTTCGAAGACGCCGCGCGTTACGCCAATCAGCGTGTGCAGTTTGGCGAGACGATCGGTCGCTTCCAGCTGATTCAGGAGAAGTTCGCGCATATGGCGATCAAATTAAACTCCATGAAAAACATGCTGCTGGAAGCCGCGTGGAAAGCGGATAACGGCACCATCACCTCGGGCGATGCCGCGATGTGTAAATACTTCTGCGCCAACGCCGCGTTTGACGTGGTAGACAGCGCCATGCAGGTATTGGGCGGCGTCGGGATTGCGGGCAACCACCGCATTACGCGTTTCTGGCGTGACCTGCGCGTTGACCGCGTCTCCGGCGGCTCTGACGAAATGCAGATCCTGACGCTCGGCCGCGCCGTGCTGAAGCAATACCGTTAAACATTGCCCGGTGGCGCTGCGCTTACCGGGCCTACAAAAAATGCAGGAATTTATTTATGAACCGTTTACCGATGCCCACTTTCGGGCCGCTCGCCGGATTGCGGGTCGTGTTCTCCGGGATTGAAATCGCCGGGCCGTTCGCCGGACAAATGTTCGCAGAGTGGGGCGCGGAAGTGATCTGGATTGAAAACGTCGCCTGGGCCGATACCATTCGCGTCCAGCCGAACTATCCGCAGCTTTCACGCCGAAACTTGCATGCCCTCTCCCTAAACATCTTCAAAGATGAAGGTCGGGAAGCGTTTCTGAAACTCATGGAAACCACTGACATCTTCATCGAAGCCAGCAAAGGCCCGGCGTTTGCCCGTCGCGGAATTACCGATGACGTGCTGTGGGAGCACAACCCTAAACTGGTGATCGCCCACCTTTCCGGTTTCGGCCAGTACGGCACGGAGGAGTACACCAACCTCCCGGCTTACAACACCATCGCCCAGGCCTTTAGCGGCTACCTGATTCAGAACGGCGATGTCGATCAACCCATGCCCGCGTTCCCGTATACGGCGGACTATTTTTCCGGGATGACCGCCACCACCGCCGCGCTGGCGGCTTTGCACAGAGTGCGTGAAACCGGCAAAGGCGAAAGCATTGATGTGGCGATGTATGAAGTGATGCTGCGCATGGGCCAGTACTTCATGATGGATTACTTCAACGGCGGCGAAATTTGCCCGCGCATGACCAAAGGCAAAGACCCCTACTACGCCGGATGCGGGCTGTATAAATGCGCAGACGGTTACATCGTGATGGAGCTGGTCGGCATTACGCAGATCAACGAGTGCTTTAAGGATATCGGCCTGGCGCACATTCTGGGTACGCCAGAGGTGCCGGAAGGCACCCAGCTTATCCATCGCGTTGAGTGCCCTTACGGGCCGTTAGTCGAGGAAAAACTGGATGCGTGGCTGGCGACCCGTTCCATCGCCGACGTGCAGGCGCGTTTCGCCGAGCTGAATATCGCCTGCGCGAAAGTGCTGACCATTCCAGAACTGGAAAGCAACCCGCAGTACGTCGCCCGCGAATCCATTACCGAGTGGCACACGATGGATGGCCGCACCTGTAAAGGGCCAAACATCATGCCGAAATTCAAAAACAACCCAGGGAAAATCTGGCGTGGCATGCCGTCGCATGGCATGGACACCGCCGCCATTCTAAAAAACATCGGTTACAACGAAGCAGATATACAGGAACTGGTCAGCAAGGGTCTGGCCAAAGTTGAGGATTAAACGCAAAGCGCTAACCGGTTTATCCGGTTAGCGCGCATGCCTATTTTCGAACGGATAACAGTGCAATGGATATCGTTGGCGGACAAAACTTACGTCAGATGTGGGACGACCTGGCCGAGGTATACGGAAATAAAACGGCGCTTATTTTTGAATCCAGCGAAGGCGTTGTCCGGCAATTCAGCTACGCGTCGCTGAATGAAGAGATCAACCGCACGGCGAACCTTTTCCTCGCCTCAGGCATTCAGAAAGGCGATAACGTCGCGCTGCATCTGGATAACTGCCCGGAGTTCTTTTTCTGCTGGTTTGGTCTGGCCAAAATTGGCGCCATCATGGTGCCGATCAATGCCAGGCTCCTGCGCGAAGAGAGCGCCTGGATTTTACAAAACAGCCGCGCGCAGCTCATCGTCACCAGCGCTGAATTTTATCCGATGTATCGCCAGATACTGCTTGAGGACGATACCCTGCTCAATCATATCTGTCTGATTGGCGAAAATGCGCCCGTTGAAGATAACGTTAGCCATTTTTCTCAACTGAAAGACCAGCAGCCTGCCACATTGTGCTATGCGCCGCCGTTATCCACTGACGACACGGCGGAGATTCTGTTTACTTCTGGCACCACCTCGCGGCCCAAAGGCGTGGTCATTACCCATTACAACCTGCGTTTTGCGGGTTACTACTCCTCCTGGCAGTGTGCGCTGCGTGAAGATGACGTCTATCTGACGGTGATGCCCGCCTTTCATATTGACTGTCAGTGTACTGCGGCAATGGCGGCATTCTCCGCAGGCAGCACCTTTGTGCTGATCGAAAAATACAGCGCCCGCGCGTTCTGGGGACAGGTACGAAAGTATCGCGCCACCGTCACGGAATGTATTCCGATGATGATCAGGACGCTGATGGTGCAGCCCGCCTCCCCGGAAGAGAGGCAGCATTGTCTGCGCGAAGTGATGTTCTATCTCAACCTTTCCGTGCAGGAAAAAGACGCTTTTATTGCACGTTTCGGCGTCCGGCTGCTGACCTCTTACGGGATGACGGAAACCATTGTCGGCATTATTGGCGATCGTCCCGGCGATAAACGGCGCTGGCCATCTATTGGTCGCCCTGGATTTTGCTATGAGGCGGACATCCGCGATGAGCAGAACCGCTCGCTGCCCGCCGGAGAAATCGGTGAAATCTGTATTAAAGGCGTGCCGGGAAAAACCATCTTTAAAGAGTATTACGCCAGGCCGGAAGCCACCGCCAAAGCGCTGGAAGCCAACGGCTGGCTGCATACCGGTGATTCCGGCTATCGGGATGAGGAAGGATTTTTCTATTTCGTCGACAGGCGTTGCAACATGATTAAACGCGGCGGCGAAAATGTCTCCTGCATCGAACTGGAAAACATTATTTCGGCTCATCCCAAAATTCAGGACATCGTCGTTATTGGTATTCACGATTCGATCCGCGATGAAGCCATTAAAGCCTTTGTGGTGCTTAATGAAGGTGAAACATTAACGGAAGAGGAGTTTTTCGCTTTCTGTGAACAGAATATGGCGAAATTCAAAGTCCCCTCTTTTCTTGAGATAAGAAATGATCTGCCCCGAAACTGTTCAGGAAAAATAATTAAAAAGAACCTGAAATAAGCATTCTTACCCGTCCGATTTTAAATAATGGAGTGAAGATATGAGTGAATCATTACATTTTACCCGTCACGGCCCGATTCTGGAAATTACGCTGGATCGCCCGAAAGCGAATGCAATAGACGCAAAAACCAGTTTTGAGATGGGCGAAGTTTTTCTCAATTTCCGTGACGATCCCGAATTGCGTGTGGCGATCATCACCGGTGGCGGCGAAAAATTCTTCTCCGCAGGCTGGGATTTAAAAGCGGCGGCCGAAGGCGAAGCCCCGGACGCCGATTTTGGCCCCGGCGGGTTTGCCGGTTTAACCGAGATCTTTGACCTGGATAAACCGGTGATTGCCGCCGTTAACGGCTATGCCTTCGGCGGCGGGTTCGAACTGGCGCTGGCGGCGGATTTTATCGTCTGCGCCGATAACGCCAGTTTCGCGCTGCCTGAAGCAAAGCTCGGCATTGTGCCTGACAGCGGCGGCGTGCTGCGCCTGCCTAAGCTGTTGCCGCCTGCTATCGTCAACGAAATGCTGATGACCGGCAGACGAATGGACGCAGAAGAAGCCTTGCGCTGGGGAATTGTGAACCGGGTTGTCAGCCAACAAGCGTTAATGGACAGCGCCCGTGAACTGGCGCAACAGCTGGTGAACAGCGCGCCGTTGGCGATCGCCGCCCTCAAAGAGATCTACCGCGCAACCAGTGAAATGCCGGTGGAAGAAGGTTATCGCTACATTCGCAGCGGCGCATTGAAGCACTACCCGTCGGTACTGCACTCTGAAGATGCGATCGAAGGCCCGCAGGCGTTTGCCGAAAAACGCGATCCGGTCTGGAAAGGCCGCTAGCGCCGCGCTGCCGGATGGCGCTAACGCTTATCCGCCATCCGACAACAATCACGGAGGAATAACCATGAGCTATTACGCCTTTGAAGGCCTGATTCCGGTAGTACATCCAGAGGCGTACGTGCATCCCAGCGCCGTGTTGATTGGCGATGTCATCGTCGGCGCCGGCGTCTACATCGGCCCGCTTGCATCGCTGCGCGGCGACTATGGGCGTCTGATTCTTGAGGCGGGCGCTAACCTTCAGGATGGCTGCATCATGCACGGTTATTGCGATACCGACACCATCGTGCATGAAAACGGGCATATCGGGCACGGCGCAATCCTTCACGGCTGCGTGATTGGTCGTGATGCGTTGGTAGGCATGAACAGCGTAATCATGGATGGCGCAATCATCGGCGAAGAAAGTATCGTCGCCGCCATGAGTTTTGTAAAAGCGGGTTTTGTCGGCGCGCCCAGGCAACTGCTGGTTGGCGCGCCTGCGCGCGTCAAACGTGATGTCACGGATGAAGAACTGCACTGGAAACGGCTCAACACGCAGGAATATCAGGATCTCGCGGTACGCTGTCGGGCATCGCTATGTGAAACGCAACCCTTAACCCAGGTCGAAAAGAACCGGCCGCGCCTGAAAGGCACGACGGAGGTGAAGCCAAAATCGGCGTAGCGCTTTGTGCCGGATGGCGCTGACGCTTATCCGGCTTACAGGTCAACACGCCGTTGCAGGCCGGATAAGGCATTTACGCCATCATCCGGCACACCGACATTACCGACGCATACTTTTTGATAGCATCATCTGCCATTTCTGCTCACGGTTTAGCTCTGCGGGCGGAACCGGCATTCGCGGGGTTCTCTCCGCTTTTACCATCTTCTCCTGCGCGCTATGACCCAAACGCGCATAGAGCTGCGCGTCAATACGCTTAATACGCACCAGGCGTTGGCACTGGCATCCTCGCCCTTCCAGCTGATTAGGGATCGTCCTGGTCTCGCACTCTATTTCCCCCACTTCAGAAAGAATATACGAAACCGTATTAATCGCTTTGCAATAATCCATATTAAATTGCTTCGCGATCTCTTTGGCGCTCACCCACCGGTTTTCTGCCATTACCCAATCAGCAATTAACAAATAAAGTGGTTTCTCAACATATTTTTCACTCATAAGCACACCATTTTACAAATTAAAAATCTTGCTACGGTTCGTTATGGCCTGAATATAAATAACGCCATTAACCATAAATAAATTGTGGATATAGGGGGATAGTATGCGACTTAATTGTTGATTAGTGTGAGCGAAATCGTGCTTGTTACATTGAAAACCACATCCAGGAAGCGTATGTGACCAGGAATGACCTTATGGCGTAAAAAAAGGTTCCTTTGCAGGAACCTTTTTATATCACCAGATAAATGCGTCTGCCGCTTACTTCGTAATTTGCGCGTGCATTTCCTGTACGGAGATCACCTTTTCAGTCGCATCGGCGTTCAGCGCCATCGTCGTGGCGAAGCCGCCGTTCAGGGTCGTGTCGTAATGCACTTTATACTGCAACGCGCTGCGGCGAATCAGTTTAGAGTCCTCAATCGCCTGACGACCTGCGGTGGTGTTGATGATGTAGGTGTATTCGCCATTCTTGATACGGTCCTGAATGTGCGGACGACCTTCATGCACCTTGTTGACCAGACGCGGGTTGATGCCCGCCTCACCCAGCACAATCGCCGTACCGTGAGTCGCATCCAGTTCGAAGCCCTGTTTCAGCAGCTTCGCCGCCAGGTCCACCACGCGTTCTTTGTCGCCTTCACGAACGGAGAGCAGTGCACGGCCCGATTTCTTCATCGTCGAGCTGCTGCCAAGCTGTGCTTTGGCGAACGCTTCAGCGAAGGTGCGGCCGACGCCCATCACTTCCCCGGTAGAGCGCATTTCTGGCCCTAACAGCGGGTCAACGCCCGGGAATTTGTTGAACGGCAGCACCACTTCTTTCACCGAGTAGTACGGCGGGATGATTTCTTTCGTCACGCCCTGCTCGGTCAGCGATTTGCCCGCCATCACGCGCGCCGCCACTTTCGCCAGCGGTAAGCCGGTCGCTTTGGAGACGAACGGTACGGTACGCGCCGCACGCGGGTTCACTTCAATCAGGTAGACTTCGTTGTCTTTCACCGCGAACTGCACGTTCATCAGACCACGCACCTGCAACTCAAAGGCCAGCTTCTGCACCTGCTGGCGCATCACGTCCTGAATCTCTTTGCTTAACGTGTAGGCCGGCAGAGAACATGCGGAGTCACCGGAGTGCACGCCCGCCTGTTCGATGTGTTCCATGATGCCGCCAATCAGCACCATTTCGCCGTCGCAGATAGCATCCACATCCACTTCCACCGCGTCATCAAGGAAGCGGTCCAGCAGTACCGGCGCATCGTTAGAGACGCTGACTGCGGTCTGGAAGTAACGACGCAGGTCAGCTTCGTCGTAAACGATTTCCATCGCGCGGCCGCCCAGCACGTAGGACGGGCGAACCACCAGCGGATAGCCAATCTCTTTTGCCTTCTCAACGGCCTGTTCAATCGCCGTCACGGTGGCGTTAGCAGGCTGTTTCAGTTTCAGACGGTCAACCGCCTGCTGGAAGCGCTCACGGTCTTCCGCGCGGTCAATCGCATCCGGGCTGGTGCCGATAACCGGCACGCCTGCCGCTTCCAGCGCGCGCGCCAGTTTCAGCGGAGTCTGGCCGCCGTACTGTACGATGACGCCTTTCGGTTTCTCGACGCGCACGATTTCCAGCACATCTTCCAGCGTGACCGGCTCGAAGTACAGGCGGTCGGAGGTGTCGTAGTCGGTGGAGACCGTTTCCGGGTTACAGTTGACCATAATGGTCTCGTAACCGTCTTCGCGCAGCGCCAGCGAGGCGTGTACGCAGCAATAGTCAAATTCAATCCCCTGGCCGATACGGTTCGGGCCGCCGCCGAGCACCATGATTTTGTCGCGATCCTGGTTCGGATTCGCTTCGCACTCATCTTCATAAGTGGAGTACATGTAGGCGGTGTCGGTAGCAAATTCCGCCGCACAGGTATCCACGCGCTTGTAAACCGGGTGCAGGTTGAACTGGTCGCGCAGTTTGCGCACTTCCGCTTCGCGCACGCCCGCCAGTTTAGCCAGGCGCGCATCGGCGAAGCCTTTGCGCTTCAGCATCCGCAGGAAGTCAGCGTCGAGGCCGGTGATGCCAAGCTCCGCCACTTTTTCTTCCAGACGAACCAGTTCTTCAATCTGCACCAGGAACCAGCGGTCGATGTTGGTCAGGTTAAAGACGCCATCGACAGACAGCCCCGCGCGGAACGCATCAGCGATGTACCAGATACGCTCGGCGCCCGCATCTTTCAGCTCGCGACGAATTTTGGTCAGCGCTTCCGGGTCATCCAGGCTCACTTTCGGGTCAAAACCGGCGGCGCCCACTTCCAGGCCGCGCAGCGCTTTCTGTAAGGATTCCTGCTGAGTGCGGCCAATCGCCATCACTTCGCCGACGGATTTCATCTGGGTGGTGAGACGGTCGTTGCTGCCCGCGAATTTTTCAAAGTTGAAGCGAGGAATTTTGGTGACAACGTAGTCGATGGACGGTTCGAACGATGCCGGAGTACGGCCGCCGGTGATGTCGTTCATCAGTTCATCGAGGGTGTAACCCACCGCCAGTTTCGCCGCCACTTTGGCAATCGGGAAGCCGGTGGCTTTTGACGCCAGCGCCGAGGAGCGGGAGACGCGCGGGTTCATTTCGATAACAATCAGACGACCGTTTTTCGGGTTCACCGCAAACTGAACGTTGGAACCGCCGGTTTCCACGCCGATTTCACGCAGTACCGCCATCGAGGCGTTACGCATGATTTGGTACTCTTTGTCCGTCAGCGTTTGCGCCGGAGCCACTGTGATGGAATCACCGGTGTGGATGCCCATCGCGTCAAAGTTCTCAATGGAACAGACGATAATGCAGTTGTCGTTCTTATCACGCACCACTTCCATTTCGTACTCTTTCCAGCCAATCAGCGACTCATCTATCAGCAGTTCGTTGGTTGGGGAGAGATCCAGACCGCGCGCGCAAATTTCTTCGAACTCTTCGCGGTTGTAGGCAATACCGCCGCCGGTGCCGCCCATCGTAAAGGATGGACGGATAATGCACGGATAACCGACGTCAGCGGCAACCGCCAGCGCCTCTTCCATCGTATGCGCAATACCGGAGCGGGCAGTGTCGAGGCCGATTTTCTTCATCGCCACATCGAAACGGCGGCGATCTTCGGCTTTATCAATCGCATCGGCAGTGGCGCCAATCATGGTCACGCCGAACTCAGCCAGCACGCCCTGACGCTCCAGCTCCAGCGCGCAGTTCAGCGCCGTCTGGCCGCCCATCGTCGGCAGCACCGCATCCGGGCGCTCTTTCTCAATAATTTTACGCACCACTTCCCAGTGAATCGGCTCGATGTAGGTCGCATCGGCCATTTCCGGGTCGGTCATGATGGTCGCGGGGTTAGAGTTCACCAGGATGACGCGATAACCTTCTTCGCGCAGCGCTTTACACGCCTGGGCGCCAGAGTAGTCAAACTCACACGCCTGGCCGATAACAATCGGGCCCGCACCCAGAATCAGGATACTTTTTATGTCTGTACGTTTTGGCATGGCTCTGTTTACTCCTGATTATTTCGCGGACTGACGGTACTGCTCAATTAACTCGATAAAGTGGTCGAACAATGGCGCGGCATCATGCGGGCCAGGGCTCGCCTCAGGGTGTCCCTGGAAGCTGAACGCCGGTTTATCGGTGCGATGAATCCCTTGCAGAGTGCCGTCGAACAGCGATTTGTGCGTCACTCGCAGATTTGCAGGCATAGAAGCCTCATCCACCGCAAAACCGTGGTTCTGCGCCGTAATCATCACGGTATTGTTATCGATATCTTTTACCGGATGGTTACCGCCGTGGTGGCCGAACTTCATCTTGATGGTTTTCGCGCCGCTCGCCAGCGCCAGCAGCTGATGGCCGAGGCAGATGCCGAAAACCGGAATATCGGTTTCGAGGAATGCCTGAATCGCCTCGATAGCGTAGTCGCACGGCGCCGGATCGCCAGGGCCGTTAGAGAGGAAGATACCGTCCGGGTTCATCTTCAGCACCTCTTCGGCGGAGGTCTTC comes from the Citrobacter koseri ATCC BAA-895 genome and includes:
- the carB gene encoding carbamoyl-phosphate synthase large subunit is translated as MPKRTDIKSILILGAGPIVIGQACEFDYSGAQACKALREEGYRVILVNSNPATIMTDPEMADATYIEPIHWEVVRKIIEKERPDAVLPTMGGQTALNCALELERQGVLAEFGVTMIGATADAIDKAEDRRRFDVAMKKIGLDTARSGIAHTMEEALAVAADVGYPCIIRPSFTMGGTGGGIAYNREEFEEICARGLDLSPTNELLIDESLIGWKEYEMEVVRDKNDNCIIVCSIENFDAMGIHTGDSITVAPAQTLTDKEYQIMRNASMAVLREIGVETGGSNVQFAVNPKNGRLIVIEMNPRVSRSSALASKATGFPIAKVAAKLAVGYTLDELMNDITGGRTPASFEPSIDYVVTKIPRFNFEKFAGSNDRLTTQMKSVGEVMAIGRTQQESLQKALRGLEVGAAGFDPKVSLDDPEALTKIRRELKDAGAERIWYIADAFRAGLSVDGVFNLTNIDRWFLVQIEELVRLEEKVAELGITGLDADFLRMLKRKGFADARLAKLAGVREAEVRKLRDQFNLHPVYKRVDTCAAEFATDTAYMYSTYEDECEANPNQDRDKIMVLGGGPNRIGQGIEFDYCCVHASLALREDGYETIMVNCNPETVSTDYDTSDRLYFEPVTLEDVLEIVRVEKPKGVIVQYGGQTPLKLARALEAAGVPVIGTSPDAIDRAEDRERFQQAVDRLKLKQPANATVTAIEQAVEKAKEIGYPLVVRPSYVLGGRAMEIVYDEADLRRYFQTAVSVSNDAPVLLDRFLDDAVEVDVDAICDGEMVLIGGIMEHIEQAGVHSGDSACSLPAYTLSKEIQDVMRQQVQKLAFELQVRGLMNVQFAVKDNEVYLIEVNPRAARTVPFVSKATGLPLAKVAARVMAGKSLTEQGVTKEIIPPYYSVKEVVLPFNKFPGVDPLLGPEMRSTGEVMGVGRTFAEAFAKAQLGSSSTMKKSGRALLSVREGDKERVVDLAAKLLKQGFELDATHGTAIVLGEAGINPRLVNKVHEGRPHIQDRIKNGEYTYIINTTAGRQAIEDSKLIRRSALQYKVHYDTTLNGGFATTMALNADATEKVISVQEMHAQITK